One Mycobacterium sp. SMC-4 DNA window includes the following coding sequences:
- the lspA gene encoding signal peptidase II encodes MQPAPRRRLRLLLGVAAVVLVLDIVTKVLAVELLTPGQPVSIIGDTVTWTLVRNSGAAFSMATGYTWVLTLIATGVAIGIIWMGRRLVSPWWALGLGMILGGALGNLVDRFFRSPGPLQGHVVDFLSIGWWPVFNVADPAVVGGAILLVVLSLLGFDFDSVGRRKPDGGEAEPA; translated from the coding sequence ATGCAGCCCGCGCCCCGACGTCGGCTGCGGCTGCTGCTCGGGGTGGCCGCTGTGGTGCTGGTCCTGGACATCGTCACCAAGGTGCTCGCGGTGGAACTGCTGACGCCGGGCCAGCCGGTGTCGATCATCGGCGACACCGTGACCTGGACGCTGGTGCGCAACTCCGGAGCTGCGTTCTCGATGGCCACGGGCTACACCTGGGTGTTGACGCTGATCGCAACGGGCGTGGCCATCGGGATCATCTGGATGGGCCGTCGGCTGGTGTCGCCGTGGTGGGCGCTGGGGCTCGGGATGATTCTCGGCGGGGCGCTGGGCAACCTGGTGGACCGATTCTTCCGCTCTCCGGGTCCGCTGCAGGGCCATGTGGTCGATTTCCTGTCCATCGGTTGGTGGCCGGTGTTCAACGTCGCGGATCCGGCGGTGGTGGGCGGGGCGATCCTGCTGGTGGTGCTGTCCTTGCTGGGCTTCGATTTTGATTCTGTCGGGAGGCGCAAGCCGGACGGCGGCGAGGCCGAACCGGCATGA